The Equus quagga isolate Etosha38 chromosome 12, UCLA_HA_Equagga_1.0, whole genome shotgun sequence genome includes a region encoding these proteins:
- the LRRN4 gene encoding leucine-rich repeat neuronal protein 4: MWALLLLLPTVLCLSPAGPPQERTPLFRLTQQGPWESGASNGTASPCEGLPLAGATTLTLVNRSLERLPGCLPRALRSLDGSHNLLRALSAPELGHLRQLEELTLRHNRIAALRWGPGWPAGLRTLDLSYNRLAALPPCAGPALPSLRALALAGNPLQALQPGAFSCFPALRLLNLSCTALGRGPQAGITDAAFAGAGGAPLAALEVLDLSGTFLPRVHSGWIRDLPKLTSLYLRKMPQLTSLEGDIFKMTPDLQQLDCQDSPALTSVHTRIFQDTPHLQVLLLQNCNLSSFPPWSLHSSQVLSINLFGNPLTCSCELSWLLMDAKRTVLSRAADTVCTPAAGSGGIFSAPLLLSQLPSVCHSDQSTTLLDSKRPSSVLSTHAPSTQGPSTPRSTTPSTQPAGGQQSVTKPPSLPVDSPTGAAWLHSSVREGTTSSTALSTVGFSNSRVPPRAPSTAGTEHQEHAAWLVPEPSISAASTASASKRFGLFPTSGNSLSTPQTVRRTQATLQAPHASPSDDSIPVLLLDDSSEEEREKEEVRAPPQDVPCDYQPCKHLQTPCAELQRRSRCRCPGLSGEDTIPDPPRLQAVSETTDTSALVRWCAPNSVVRGYQIHYSPEGSSGNQSVVGDIYVTARQHPLYGLSPGTTYRVCVLAANRAGLSPPRASGWRGPCAAFTTKPSFVLLFAGLCAAGGLLLLSTLLLAACLCRRGRTPRRQRYDTHLVAYQNPAFDYPLKLQTFLQSNLS, translated from the exons ATGTgggccctgctgctgctgctgcccacgGTGCTGTGCCTGAGCCCAGCAGGGCCTCCCCAAGAAAGGACCCCTCTTTTCCGACTCACACAGCAGGGTCCCTGGGAGAGCGGGGCCAGTAACGGCACGGCCTCGCCCTGCGAGGGGCTCCCCCTCGCAGGGGCCACGACTTTGACCCTCGTGAACCGCAGCCTGGAGCGCCTCCCCGGCTGCCTGCCTCGCGCGCTGCGCAGCCTCGATGGCAGCCACAACCTGCTGCGCGCCCTGAGCGCGCCGGAGCTCGGCCACCTGCGGCAGCTGGAGGAGCTGACGCTGCGCCACAACCGCATCGCCGCGCTGCGCTGGGGCCCCGGCTGGCCGGCGGGGTTGCGCACGCTGGACCTCAGCTACAACCGGCTGGCCGCTCTGCCACCGTGCGCCGGGCCCGCGCTGCCCAGCCTCCGCGCGCTGGCGCTCGCCGGCAACCCCCTGCAGGCGCTGCAGCCCGGGGCCTTCTCCTGCTTCCCCGCGCTGCGCCTCCTCAACCTCTCCTGCACCGCGCTGGGCCGCGGCCCCCAGGCGGGCATCACCGACGCCGCCTTCGCCGGAGCGGGCGGCGCGCCCCTGGCCGCGCTCGAGGTCCTGGACCTCAGCGGCACGTTCCTGCCGCGGG TGCACTCAGGGTGGATCCGAGACCTGCCGAAGCTCACATCACTTTACCTGAGGAAGATGCCCCAGCTGACGAGCCTGGAGGGAGACATTTTCAAGATGACCCCGGACCTGCAGCAGCTGGATTGTCAAGATTCCCCAGCTCTTACCTCTGTCCATACACGCATCTTTCAAGATACTCCTCACCTACAGGTCCTTCTACTCCAGAA cTGCAACTTGAGTTCCTTCCCTCCTTGGAGCCTGCATTCCTCCCAGGTCCTCTCCATCAACCTCTTTGGCAACCCCCTGACTTGCAGCTGTGAGTTGTCCTGGCTCCTCATGGATGCAAAGAGGACTGTCTTAAGCAG GGCAGCAGACACGGTGTGCACACCAGCTGCAGGATCCGGCGGCATCTTCTCAGCCCCTCTTTTGCTCTCCCAGCTGCCCAGTGTGTGCCATTCAGACCAAAGCACCACGCTCCTTGATTCCAAGCGaccctcctctgtcctctccacccACGCACCATCTACACAGGGTCCCTCCACCCCAAGGAGCACAACCCCCTCCACTCAACCTGCAGGAGGCCAACAGAGTGTCACCAAGCCCCCCTCTCTCCCTGTGGATTCCCCCACTGGAGCTGCATGGCTGCACAGCAGTGTCAGGGAGGGGACCACCTCCTCCACTGCCCTCTCTACAGTAGGTTTCAGCAACTCCAGAGTTCCCCCCAGGGCCCCAAGCACAGCTGGGACAGAGCACCAAGAACATGCTGCCTGGCTTGTCCCTGAGCCCAGTATCTCAGCTGCCTCCACCGCATCAGCTAGCAAACGCTTCGGTCTCTTCCCCACCTCCGGGAACTCATTGAGCACACCCCAGACGGTCCGGAGGACACAGGCCACCCTGCAGGCTCCCCACGCCAGTCCTTCCGACGACAGCATTCCAGTCTTGCTGTTGGATGACTCcagtgaggaggagagggagaaggaggaggtcaGAGCGCCTCCCCAGGATGTCCCCTGTGATTACCAGCCCTGCAAGCACCTGCAGACCCCGTGCGCAGAGCTGCAGAGGCGCTCGCGGTGCCGGTGCCCCGGGCTCAGCGGGGAAGACACCATCCCGGACCCTCCCAGGCTGCAGGCGGTGTCGGAGACCACCGACACGTCCGCTCTCGTCCGCTGGTGCGCTCCCAACTCGGTGGTGCGCGGGTACCAGATCCACTATTCTCCCGAGGGCTCGTCGGGGAACCAGTCGGTGGTGGGGGACATCTATGTCACGGCTCGGCAGCACCCTCTGTACGGACTCTCGCCGGGCACCACGTACCGCGTGTGCGTCCTGGCGGCCAACAGGGCGGGCCTGAGCCCCCCGCGGGCCTCGGGCTGGAGGGGGCCGTGCGCCGCCTTCACCACCAAGCCCAGCTTTGTGCTGCTCTTCGCGGGGCTGTGCGCCGCTGGTGGCCTGCTGCTCCTCAGCACCCTGCTGCTGGCCGCATGTCTCTGCAGGCGGGGCCGGACGCCACGCCGGCAGCGCTACGACACGCACCTGGTGGCCTACCAAAACCCAGCCTTTGACTACCCGCTGAAGCTCCAGACCTTCCTGCAATCGAACTTGAGCTGA